Sequence from the Candidatus Zixiibacteriota bacterium genome:
AAAGTTTCGACATCAAAAGTCTTTCTCTATCTACCTTATCTTATACTGGGCAGTACTGGACTCGAACCAGTGACCCCCTGCGTGTAAGGCAGGTGCTCTAGCCAACTGAGCTAACTGCCCGATATTCCATCTTTTAGACTATCGGCAGGGGTCTCTTTCCTTCTTCCGTCAATAATGATCGCCACCGGAATCAAGACACAGTAACCCAAAACAAGAAGTATCGGCGCCAGCGTGATGGAACCGGATGCCAGCGAAATGTAGCCCAAGATGATAACCAGCAAGCCGATGCCAAAAATGGCATAATTCTTTGGCCCAAAAGGCCACTCAAACCGAGTCTTCTCGACTTTTTTTACTAATTTCTTTGCCATAACTTTAAACAGCACGCCATTATAATTGGTTACACAGAAATGTCAAGCCTTTTCTATCTTTTCGGCCTCCAGCCCGCCCGGCTTAACCACTGTCAAAGCCCCCCAGAAAACCCCCCAGAGAGCCATCAGGAATAGCCTGATTTCTTCATCGGCGAAGGTCGCCTCATAGGTGGAGGACATCAGAAATGCCGCACTTCCCAAAAAGATCCCGGTCATCACTCCCCGGATGAAGCAATTTTCCTTTAACTTTCGCATAGCCGCCACCATCCGAGCGAGAATCAAGCCCCAGAAGCCAAGATAGAACAGAGCGGCCGGAATTCCGGCATAGGCTGCTATATTCAGGAAATCATTATGCGCATGGCCATAGGTGCGGTCCGATTCCCTGTCGCGAAAAGTCTGATATTGGTCCTCAAAATTACCCTGGCCGACACCGAAAATCGGATATTTTTCTATCATCCGACCGGCGGTTCGCCAAATGGACAGCCGCGAACCGGCATATTTCCCCTCCCATTCGGTCGGTGCCGAAGACGAATAACGGGACAGAATATCCGGGGATACTACTAAAATCACGACAGTGAATGCCGCCAGGAGCAGGATAATTGTCTTAAGATGTTTGCGGCTGGAAACTACAATAAGCAGGACAACCCCGATAGCCAGAACGATAATAGACCCCCGACTGTATGTAAATACGGTCGTCAGCGCAGCCAGGAAAAAGGCGGCATAGAACAGGGCCTTCCGCGACCATTTTTCCGCGGATGGAGCTATCCCCAAGAACAACATGGCTGCCACTGCGAAGAAATTGCCATAGGTCATTCGATTGGAAAAAAGACCCGAAACCCGATACCCATCGCTGGATGGGGCCGGAACCAGCATCCCGCCGTGATAAAGATCATGGCCGGTGAAATGCTGAAAAACAGCATAGAGCGAAATTATTATAACCGATAAAGCCAGAGCCGTCATAAGGATTTTTATCCTCTTCTCATCAATAGCCAGATACGCCGCTATCGGTATCATGAAAAATAACCACTCCTCTTTGAGAACCAGCAGCGATTTAATCGGCGTTGGGCCGACTATGGCCGATAGCACCGACCATCCCACAAATAGCAGGATAAAAAGAAAAAAGGGACCAATATGAAACCGGCCGAGACCT
This genomic interval carries:
- a CDS encoding O-antigen ligase family protein; translation: MNDRILLKSASLAFYSLIGYFFSCPFSHALAQLFLGLAILFTVVSFFGEHRGLGRFHIGPFFLFILLFVGWSVLSAIVGPTPIKSLLVLKEEWLFFMIPIAAYLAIDEKRIKILMTALALSVIIISLYAVFQHFTGHDLYHGGMLVPAPSSDGYRVSGLFSNRMTYGNFFAVAAMLFLGIAPSAEKWSRKALFYAAFFLAALTTVFTYSRGSIIVLAIGVVLLIVVSSRKHLKTIILLLAAFTVVILVVSPDILSRYSSSAPTEWEGKYAGSRLSIWRTAGRMIEKYPIFGVGQGNFEDQYQTFRDRESDRTYGHAHNDFLNIAAYAGIPAALFYLGFWGLILARMVAAMRKLKENCFIRGVMTGIFLGSAAFLMSSTYEATFADEEIRLFLMALWGVFWGALTVVKPGGLEAEKIEKA